Below is a genomic region from Sphingomonas phyllosphaerae.
TCGGCCTCATTGTGCAACCGCGAGCGTCGCTCGCATTAGTCCGCGCAACGCATTCCCGACGAACAGCCCGTCGCGCAGATCGGCCACCGTCAGATCGTCTTCCACCGCCTTGCCCGAATCGAGCAGCTCGCCGCGCAGCACGCCCGGCAGCAACGGACCGGCGCGTGGTGTGCGCAACGTGTCGCCCCGCGGCACGAACAGGTTGGTGTAGCTGCCTTCGGTCAGGCGTCCATCGGGGGTGAAGAACAGCACCTCGTCGGCTCCGCTCGCGGCGCGGGCGGCGTCGTAGAAGCGGCGATCGCTGGTCTTGTGGCGCAATCGCCAGTCCCGCTCGCCGACCGGCAGCGGGGCGAGCGCGACACGCAGCGGCCGGTCGGGCGCGGGCGGCGCGGCGGCGACCTCGATCGCGACCACGCCGCTTTGCGACACCATCAACCGGACGCGGGCGGCGGCGCGCAGCCGGAAGGTCGCGGCCTGCAGTTCGTTGCGCGCGGCATGGCGATCGAAAACGAAGCCGAGCGCCGCGGCGCTGGTGCGCAGTCGTTCGAGGTGCCGCTCGATCCGCAGCACGCCTTCGTCCGGGTCGAACGCCATGGTTTCGAGCAGATCGACGCGCCGGCGCGCGCCGGCAAGGAACGCCGCCTTGGCCATCGCTTCATCCCATTCGTCCTCGACGCGGGAATCGGCGACGATCCCGCCGCCGATCCCGATCACGGCATGGTCCGCGCCCTCGTCGATCGTCAGCGTGCGGATCGCGACGTTGAACGCCGCGCTGCCATCGGCATCGATCCGCCCAATCGCGCCGGTATAGGTCCCGCGCGGCGTGCCGCGCTCGACCGTGGCGATCGCCTGCATCGCGCGGACCTTCGGCGCGCCGGTGATCGAGCCGCATGGAAAAAGCGCGGACAGCACGTCGACCGCATGGCGTTCGGGCGCGAGCGTCGCCGTGACCTTCGAGGTGAGCTGGTGCACGGTGGGATAGCGCTCGACCGCGAACAATTCGGGCACGGCGACGCTGCCCGCAACCGCGACGCGCGACAGGTCGTTGCGCATCAGGTCGACGATCATCAGGTTCTCGGCACGCTGTTTGGCATCGGCGGCCAGCGCGTGCGCGACCGCGAGATCGATCGCGGGATCGGCGTTGCGGCGCGCGGTCCCCTTGATCGGGCGGCTGACAAGCGCATCGCCATCGCGCGTGAAGAACAATTCGGGCGACAGCGACAGGATCGTCTGCGCACCCGTGGCGACCAGCGCACTCCACCCCGCACCCGCCGCCTGCCGCAAGCCGGCATAGAGCGCGAGCGGATCGCCGATGAACGGGACGCGCGCGCGAAAGGTGAGGTTGAGCTGGTACAGGTCGCCCGCGCGGATCAGCGCCTGTGCGGCCTCGAACATCGCGCGATAATCCGATCGCGACGGTTCGGGCTCGGGCGCGCCGGTCCACGCGCCGGCCGCGTCGGGGAGCCACGCGGCGACGTCGGCGATCTCCTCATGCCTGTCGAACAAGCCAAACCATGCCAGTGGCGTGGCGCAGTCGGGCTCGCGCCCGGCCGCCGGCTCGAACGCCGCGCCCGCGCCATAGGAGAGGAAGCCCGCCGCTGCGCCGGGCCACGAGCGGATCGCCGCCAGCACGTCGTGCACCTCGGCCGGCGTCTGTGCGGCGAGCACCCGCCGCGGCGCGTGGTACAGCCTCGCGCGATCGAGCCCGGAACGGGCATCGTGGAGCAGCACGAAAGGAGCGGCGGGACGCATCGCCGCCATTGATGCCCGCAGGTCGTTACGCCCGCAAGCCGCGTTGCGTCCGACAAAGGTCGAAGTTAATCGGCCGGGACCGGCGATCCGGCATCCCGGCAGGAGTTTTCCCCATGACCGACACCCCCTTACGTGCCGCGATCGTCCCCGTCACCGCGATCGAGCAGAATTGTACGCTGATCTGGTGCACCGCCACGATGAAGGCGGCGGTGGTCGATCCCGGCGGGGATCTGCCGCGCATCCTCGCCGCGATCGGGCAGGCCGGGGTGGCGGTGGAGAAGATCCTGCTGACGCATGGTCATATCGATCATGCCGGTGAGGCGAAGCCGCTTGCCGGGCAGCTGGGCGTGCCGATCGAAGGGCCGCACGAGGCGGATCGTTTCTGGCTGGCGCGGCTCGACGAGGACGGCCGCAACTGGGGGATCCGCGGCGTGGTGTTCGAGCCCGACCGCTGGCTGTCGGACGGCGACACGGTGACGATCGGCAACCTGACGCTCGACGTCTACCATACGCCGGGGCACACCGCGGGGCACGTGATCTTCCATCACGCGCCGTCGCGATTCGCGCAGGTTGGCGACGTCCTGTTCCAGGGCTCGGTCGGGCGGACCGACCTGCCGCAGGGCGATCACAAGCAGCTGATCGAATCGATCGTGACCAAGCTGTGGCCGCTGGGCGATGAGACGGCGTTCATCCCTGGCCATGGCAAGCCCAGCACCTTCGCGCACGAGCGCGCGCACAATATGTTCGTCAGCGACCGCGCGCTCTCGGCCTGAGACGGACACGACGGTGCGCTCCGGGCGTTGACGGCACGGAGGTCATGTGACGGGCTTTGCTTGCAACCGCCGGGGAATTCGCTATAGGCGCGGGGCTTCGCGATGCGAGCCGATGCCCGGCTGTCTGCCGCGGCCGGTGCTCGCATCGTCCGCGCGGCACCGTGCACCGGCTCGTCGCTCTTATGAAATACTAGTCAAATCAAGGTGCCACGATGGCCGTCCCCAAGCGAAAGACTTCTCCCTCCCGCCGTGGTATGCGCCGCGCGCACGACGCCTTGTCGGTCGAGGCCTTCCAGGAATGCCCGAACTGCGGCGAGCTGAAGCGCCCGCACAACCTGTGCACCGCGTGCGGTCACTACAACGGTCGCGAGGTCATCGCGGTCGACGCCTGAGCCTGACCGGGTACAGGCACAGCTTCGGGAGCGAGGTTCAGTGATTTCCGACAGGTCCCGGATCGCCGTCGATGCGATGGGCGGTGACGAGGGGCTGGCGGTGATGCTGGCCGGGGTGGCACGCGCGTGCCGTCGCTACGACGACGTCAACTATCTGTTGGTCGGCGACGAGGCGGCGATTCGCGACGGGCTGTCCCAGCATCCCAATCTCGCGCAGCATTCCGAAATCGTCCACGCTCCCGATGTGATCGCGGGCGACGAGAAGCCCAGTCAGGCGATTCGTCGTGCCAAGACGACCTCGATGGGGATCGCGATCGACTGCGTGAAGCAGGGGCGTGCCGCCGCGGCGGTGTCGGCGGGCAACACCGGCGCGTTGATGGCGATGGCCAAGCTGTCGCTGCGGACGATGCGCGGCATCGACCGGCCGGCGCTCGCTGCGCTGCTCCCGACGCTGGGCGACAACGACTGTGTGATGCTCGACCTCGGCGCGAATACCGAATGCGATGCGCGCAATCTCGTGCAGTTCGCGGTGATGGGCGCGGCCTATGCGCGTACCACGCTGGAGCTGGATGCGCCGCGCGTCGCGCTGCTCAACATCGGCAGCGAGGACCAGAAGGGCACCGGCGAGATTCGCGACGCCGCGCAGATGCTGCGCGCCGCGCCGCACCTGCCGATGAAGTTCACCGGGTTCGTCGAGGGCGACCGGCTGTCGCGCGGCGAGCATGACGTGATCGTCTGCGATGGCTTCTCGGGCAATATCGCGCTCAAGACCGCCGAGGGCACCGCGCGGTTCGTCGCCGACCTGCTCAAGCGCGCATTCCGCAGCTCGGTGCGCTCGAAGGTCGGCTTCCTGATCTCGCGCCCGGCGACCGAGCTGCTGCGCGATCACCTCGATCCCAACAACCACAATGGCGCGGTCTTCCTCGGGCTCAACGGGCTGGTGGTCAAAAGCCATGGCAGCGCGAACGAGCGCGGGGTGGCGACCGCGATCGGCAATGCCGCCAAGATGGTGCGTGCCGACCTGACCCGGCGGATCGTCGAAGATTTGCGCCATTTCGAAGCGAAGGCCGCGGCATGATCCGTGCGGTGCTGACGGGGACGGGATCTGCGCTCCCCGCCCGTCGTGTTTCCAATGCCGAGCTGGCCGAGCGCGTCGACACCTCCGACGAATGGATCGTCGAGCGTACCGGAATCCGCTTCCGCCACATCGCGGGGGAAGGCGAGACGACCGCGACCTTGGCGCGCGATGCCGCGATCGCCGCGATCGCGGCGGCGGGGCTGGTCGCGGGCGATATCGACCTGATCGTGCTCGCCACCGCTACGCCCGACAACACCTTCCCTGCCACCGCCACCAAGGTGCAGGCGATGCTGGGGATCGATGATTGCGTCGCGTTCGACGTTGCGGCGGTCTGCTCGGGCTTCCTCTATGCGGTGCAGGTCGCCGACAGCATGATCCGCGCCGGCGCGCACCGCCGTGCGCTGGTGATCGGTGCCGAGACGTTCAGCCGCATCCTCGACTGGGAGGACCGCACCACCTGCGTGCTGTTCGGTGATGGGGCGGGCGCCATCGTGCTGGAAGCACGCGACTCCGCCGGGGATGCGCGCGACCCGGCCGCGCGCGGCGTGCTCGCGACGCGGCTCCATGCCGATGGTCGCCATAATGAGTTGCTTTTCGTCGACGGCGGACCCTCCACGACGGGCACGGTCGGCAAGCTTCGGATGAAGGGTCGGGAGGTATTCCGCCATGCCGTCGTCAATCTGGCGGCAGTGATGGAGGAGGCGTTGCGGGCCGCCGGACTGCCTTCCGGCACGGTCGATTGGGTGGTGCCGCATCAGGCCAACGCGCGCATCCTGGACGCCACCGCACGCAAACTTTCCCTGCCGTCTGAAAAGGTTGTGGTCACCGTCGACCAGCACGCGAACACCTCCGCCGCATCGGTGCCGCTCGCGTTGGACGTGGCGGTGCGCGATGGCCGGATCAAGCCCGGGCACCTGGTCGTGCTGGAGGCGATGGGTGGCGGATTCACCTGGGGTGCTGCGGTCATCCGCATGTAGGCCGCGACGGGCCGCTGCATCGACAATTCACGCCATTCGTTCTAAGCGGGAGCTGAATTGTGCAACCTTTCCGGGGGGTAGAGGGAAGTCGATGACTGAAGCAGGTACGTTGACGCGCGCCGATCTGGCGGAGTCGCTTCACAAGCATGTGGGCCTGTCCCGCGCGGATTCATCGCGGCTGGTCGAGCAGATCCTCGACCACATGTGCGGCGCGCTGTCGAAGGGCGAGAACGTCAAGATCTCGGGTTTCGGCACGTTCGTGTTGCGCGACAAGGGCGAGCGGATCGGCCGCAATCCCAAGACGGGCGTCGAGGTGCCGATCGCACCCCGCCGCGTGCTGACCTTCCGCGCCAGCCAGATGATGCGCGACCGCATCGTCGGGGGCTGAGCGTTTGGCGTCGGACGCCAAATCCGCCGCCGCGTTTCGCACTATCGGCGAGGTCGCTCAGGCAACCGGCCTCGCCCCGCATATCCTGCGGTATTGGGAAGGGCGCTTCCCGCAACTCCGGCCGGTAACACGCGCGGGCAACCGCCGGTATTACCGGCCCGAGGATGTCGCGCTGGTCGAGCGGATCGACCGGCTGCTCAACCGCGAAGGCTATACGATCAAGGGCGTGCAGCAATTGCTGGCACGCGAGCCGGCCGCAGCGCCGCCACCCGCCCCGGTCGCGGCGACACCGACGCTGATCGCGATCCGCAACCTGCTCGCCAAAGCGATCGACGACGATTGAGCCGTGCCCACGGGCGCGCGTGCGTTCCCGCGGCTACGCCGACCTGCTCACCGCACCGCGCGCGTCGATCAGCGCCTGATAATGCGCGATCAGCGCCTGCGCATGTTCGCGGTCGCTCCAGACCTTCGTCGCCGCAACCGCGGCCGCGCGGCGGAGCAGCGGCTGATCGCGTGACGCCATCGCGACGATCGCGCGCGCGCATTCATAGGCGTCCCCACCGCGATACCATTCGCCGAACGCCGGCTGCGCGACCGCCGAGGCGCCGCCGCGATCGGGGACGATCAACGGCAAGCCCGAGGCGAGTGCCTCGGACGCGACCAGCCCGAACGGCTCGGTGTCGCAACCGTGGATGAAGGCGTCGGCGCTGGCCATGATCGAGGCGAGCTGCCCGCGGTGATAGACCGGGTGGAACATGCGTACGTGCGGACTTTCGGCGATATGCCGCTCGAGCGTCCGCGTGTCCGGCCCCAGCCCCAGCAACAGCAAGCCGACGGGGAGCCTGGCCCCGGCGCGGCGCACCGCGTCGATCACCATCGGCCAGCGCTTTTCCGGGTGATGCCGCCCGACCCCGATCAGCAGGAAGGCGTCGTCGGGCAGCCCGCATTGTTCGAGCATCGCCTTGCGGAGCGTCGCGCTGCGCAGCGCGGGCGAGAAATGCTCGCGCTCGATCCCGAGCGTCATCGTGGCGTCGATGCGCACCCCGCGCGAGCGCAACCGCTCGGTCAAGACCGGCCCGTTGGTGACGACGGTGTCGAAGCGATCGAGCCAGCGGTTCATGTAGCGATCGTACCAGCCGAATGCGCGCTCGATCGTCGCCTCCGACGCCACGCGCGAGAACCAGCGCTTGGGATAGCTCTCGACATTGTCGTTGTGCATGAACCACGCGCGCACCGCGTCGCCCCGCCAGTCGGCAACGATCGCCGCCGAGCGCCACGGCGCGCAATTCTCAACGACGTCGGGGCGGTAATGATCGAGTAGTTCGTGGATCGGCGCCGCGTCCCAGAACAGCCCGTAATTGGAATCGAACGGAATGCCCGGCGACCTGACGTAATGGATGCGCGCGCCGCCGGGGCGCTCCTCGACGCGATCCTCGCGACCCGGCGCGATCACGATCTGCTGGTGCCCCATTTCGGACATCAGCGCCATCTTGCGATCGAGGTACGAGCGTACCCCGCCGCCGGTCGGCGAGTAGAATTCGTTGACGTCGACGATCCGCATGGTCCCGCCTCCCGATCAGCGCATGAAGCCGAAGCCGCCCAGCCCGCGCAGATATTGCGCGCGGATCGTGGTGCGGGTGACGCCGGGGCCGACGTCGATCAGCGCGTCGACCAGCTTGGGACGCGCGCGGCCGATCTTGTGGTTGCTGGGAAAACCGGCGCCATCGCTCCAGAAGTTGAACTTGCGCTTTCCGTCGCGGTCGTGCCCGAGGAACAGCGCGTAGCGGCCGGGTTGCGGTACGCGGATGCAGATCGATGCATCGCCGGATGCGGGCGGCGCCACCGACACGCGGCGGAAGAACTTGCCCTCGCGCGCCAGATCGCCGTCGCCGGCAAGGAAATCCTTTTCGTTCGGCGGATACAGCTCCAGCTTCAGCGTGCCGGTACGATCCTTCAATCCGGTGACGGTCGCGAGGATCGCGGGGCCTTGCTGCGCGCCGCTGCACGCCGCGGCATCGCTGCCCAGCACCTGCGCGCGCGCAGCGGGCGTGGCGAGCCCGAGCAGCGCCGTCAGCGCGATCTTCAGCGTTCCTGGCGCCATGCGCGCATCCTTTCCGTCACATATACCGCGCCGAACAGCAGCAGCAGCAGCCCGTGCATCGCCACGGTCGACGCTGCGGTGAACGCCATCAAATCCGACAACGTACGGTCATGCCCGATCACCAGGATCGCGAAGTTGGCGAAAAGCAGGTCTTTGTTGGGCAGGAACGGCAACCGCGACACCAATTGCCGACCGGCGATCAGGAACAGCCACATGCCCAGCGAGACGCTGGGGATCGCCCATGCCCAGGCAAGCGCGATCGTCACGCAGGTGCCGCCGATGCGTAGAAGGTCGATCCAGAAGATGAACCACAGGTCGCGGCGCGGCAGCGAGAAGACACGCTTCGAAAACAGGATCAGCCCTAGCGAGAGCGCGGTGGCGAAGACCAGCGACCAGATCATGGCCTCCACCACGTCGGGCGAGATCAACTGGTAGCCGAGCGGCAATGCCACCAGCCCGAGCAACAGCGCGGTGACGTTGCCGGTGATGCCCGAGACGATGCTGACGTCCTTCACCGCCCCGAACGGTGCCGCGACCATCGCGAGCCGCGCACGCGCCCAAGCGTAGAAATAGGCGTCTCCCGAATAGCCGATCAGGATGTCGTTCGCGATCCGCTTTCGGTTGAGCGCGGGAAAGGCGGTCGGCGGGACGTTCCACAGCCGTCGGAAGATGATGAAGTCGCAGACCGGCAAGGTGAAATACGAGGCGACGAAGAACAGGTAGAAGCCCCATGACTCGGGCACGATCCGCCGTAGGCCGGCCAGCCCGTCGTCGAACAGCTCGTATCCGACCCCGATCAGCATCGCGAACGTAAGGATCGTCGCCAGCAGGACCGGCCAACGCCGCCGAAGCGTCTGGACCGGCTTCAGCGCGACCAGCGGCGCAACGTCGGTCGTGGACATGATCGAGGGAGTTGATGCTGGCTCGTCGACGCGCAATCGGTTCATCCTGCGCCCGTTCCTACACGGGTGGCGCGCTTTAGCAGCGTCCGGCGGGGCGCGCCAGCCGTGCCGCGCCGCCGTCAGCCTCGCGTCTCGCCGTGCTCGACGTTCTCGGAGCGCCGCTCCAGCGCGGTCTTGAGGATCGCGGTCATCGGATCGGCCAGCGCCAGCCCCATGATCCCGAACAGCGCGCTGGCCAGGATCTGCGCGCCCAGCGTCAGCGCCGGCGGCAGGTCGACGGTGCGCCGCGCGACCATCGGGATCACGACATAGCCATCGAAGGTCTGCACGACGACATAGACGACGATCGCCAGCACCCCGGTATGGATGCCGGCCGAAAAGCCCACCGCGACCATCAGCGCGCCGGAGATGAAGGCCCCGATATTGGGGATGAACGCCAGCAGACCGGTGAGGATGCCGAGGATCATCGCCATCGGCACCCCGGCGAGCCACAGGGCGATCGCGGTCAGCACGCCCTCGAACGCCATGCCGAGCAGGCGTCCGGCGAGCAGCCGGCGGAGCGTCTGCGCCATCCGCTTGAGCGTCACCGCGAATTCTACGCGGTTGCGCTCGGGCACCATCCATTGCAGCCCGCGCTCATAGCCGTGCGGGTCGATCGCGACGAACAGCCCGAGCACGACGATCATGAAGCCGCTGGTCAGCGCCCCGGCGGCGGTGCCGAGCCAGCTCGTGACGCGACCCAGCGAGGACATCGCCTGTTTCGCGACCCCGCTCAGGTCGCCGACACCGGGCATCAGCCCCTGCGCGCTCAACCAGCCGTTGAGGCGTACAGCTTGCACCTCGACGGTCGAGCGGAGCTGCTGCGCCTGCGCGGCGATCTGCACGCCGGCGAGGTAGAAGGTGCCGAGCAGGAAGGCGATCGTCAGCAGGCAGACGATCAGCAGCCGCCAGCTTCTGCCGATCGGCAGCACGCGCCCGAGCAGCCGTACCCCGCCGTCGAGCAGCGCGGCGAAGACGAGCGCGGCGAAGATGATGAGCAGCGGCTGGACGAGCAGGACGACCAGCGCAATCGCACCGGCCATCCCCAGCCAGATCGCGGCCCGGCGGATTTCGTACCGTGTCGCTTCGTCGCGCACTTCGGTGGGGCTGGCGCCGGCGCGGACGCGGACGCGCTCGCCACCGGCATCGATCCGCACCTCGTGCGCGTCGCTCATGGGACGAGCGTCGGGTGGAGCGAGGTTCCGGCGCGTCCGCCGCGCAGCGCGCGCGGCCACGTCAGCGGGTTCCAGCCGGCGCTGCCGTCGACCGAGAAGGTGATGAACTCGGCGCGACCGCCGATATTCTCATACGGGACCGGCCCACCGAGCCCGCGCTCGAACCCGCCCAGCGCGAAACGGCTGTCGGCCGAGCGATCACGGTTGTCGCCCATCAGGAAGACGTGGTCGGCGGGGATCGTCACCGGGCCATAATTGTCGCCGACGCTGTCGGGTTCCAGATCGACCGTGTCATAGCGGCGACCGTTGGGCAGTGTCTCCGTGACGATCGGCAGATGGCAGATCGGGGTGCCGTCGGCCCGCTCCTGTCGGGCGCCCGGATATTGCGCGGGATCGCAGGTCGCGTTGGCGTCGACGGGCAGGTCGCGATAGTGGAGCGGGCCGCGCGGCACGGGGACGCCGTTGAGGATCACGACGCCGCCGCGCACCGCCAGCGTATCGCCCGGCAGACCGATTACGCGCTTGATATAGTCGCTCGACTGGCCCGGCGGGGTGACGATCACCACATCGCCGCGCTCCGGCAGGCTGCCCCAGACGCGGCCGTGGATGAACGGCACTTGCACCGACCAGCTGTCGACCGGCTGGTGGAGCAACGTGCCGCGGACGATCGCGACGGGATCGGGGATCGTCGGCGAGACGAACGACCAGCCGTAGGCGAATTTCGACACCACCAGCCGATCGCCGACCAGCAGCCCGGGGAGCATCGATTCGCTCGGGATGTAAAACGGCTTGGCGATGAAGCTGTGGAAGCCGAGCACCGCCAGCAACAGCCAGAACAGCCCCTTGATCTCGCCCCACCAGTCGAAACCCGCGCGCGTCTCGGACGGCTCCACCGTGGCGGGCGGGGGCGTGCGGTCGCCGGTCAATGCGATATCCTCTGCCACGCGGTCACTCGGCTCCTGCATGTCGGTCGGCGATAGCCTCGATGATGACGAATGCCTGCGCCCAGGGGTGGTCGTCGGTCAATGTCAGATGAATGTGCGCCTTGTGCCCGGCGGGGATCATCGCGTCGAGCCGCGCCCTCGCGCCGCCGGTCAGCGCCAGCGTCGGTGCGCCGGAGGGGGCGTTGACGACGCCGATGTCCTTCATGAACACCCCGGCCCTGAACCCGGTGCCGACCGCCTTGGAGAACGCCTCCTTCGCGGCGAAGCGCTTGGCGAGCGTCCCGGCCTTGGTGAACGGGCGGCGCTCGGCCTTGGCGCGCTCGACATCGGTGAAGACGCGCGCCTCGAAGCGCTCGCCGAAGCGCTCGAGCGAATGCGCGATCCGCTCGATATTGCACAGGTCGGAGCCGAGCCCGACGATCACGCTACTGGTCTCATCGGGCTTCGTCCATCAACGCCTTCATCCTCCGCACGCTGTCCTCCAGCCCGGTGAAGATCGCCTCGCCGATCAGGAAATGGCCGATGTTCAGCTCGCGGACCTGCGGGATCGCCGCCACGGGGGTGACGTTGTCGAAGGTGAGGCCGTGCCCGGCGTGAACCTCGATCCCGTTCTTCGCCGCCAGCGCCGCGGCGTCGGCGAGCCGGCGCAGCTCGGCGGTGCGCGCCTCGCCGTCCAGCTCGGCATACCGGCCGGTGTGCAGTTCGACGACCGGCGCGCCGAGCGCGACCGCCGCCGCGATCTGGCGTGGGTCGGGCTCGATGAACAGCGAGACGCGGATCTGCGCGGCGCCCAGCTCGCGGACCATCGGGGCGAGGCGGTCGTGCTGCCCGGCGGCGTCGATCCCGCCCTCGGTGGTGCGCTCCTCGCGCTTTTCGGGAACGATGCAGGCGGCGTGCGGGCGATGGCGCAGCGCGATCGCGAGCATCTCGTCGGTCGCCGCCATTTCCAGATTGAGCGGGATCGACAATTCGGCCGAGAGCCGCGCGATGTCCGCGTCGGTGATGTGGCGGCGATCCTCGCGCAGATGCGCGGTGATGCCATCGGCACCGGCCTGCGCCGCGAGCAGCGCGGCGCGGACCGGATCGGGCAAACCACCGCCGCGTGCGTTCCGCACCGTCGCGACATGGTCGATATTGACCCCGAGGCGTAAGGGGCCGGCCATCGTCACGCCGCTGCCCGGCTGCCCGGCTTGATCGCCGGGATCGCCTGTAGTTCGGGGGGCAGGTCGTCGGGCTGGTAGGTCGGCACCTCGAGCCGGATCAGCGGGAAGAACGGCACGCCGATGTCGGCGGTGCCGTTCGAGCGATCGACCAGCGCCGCGCCCGCGATCACGCGCCCGCCGGCAGCCTCGATCGCCTTGATCGCTTCGCGGCTCGACAAGCCGGTGGTGACGACGTCCTCCATCATCAGCACTTCCTGCCCCGGCTCCAGCCGGAAGCCACGGCGCAGCTCGAAGGTGCCGGTCGGGCGTTCGACGAACATCGCGTCGACGTCGAGCGCGCGCGCCATTTCCTGCCCGGCGATCACCCCACCCATTGCCGGGGCGACGACCGCAGTGATCCGGGTGCGCAGTTCGGCGGGAATCCGCGTCGCCAGCGCCTCGGCCAGCCGCGCGGCGCGGCGCGGGTTCATCAGCACGCGCGCGCATTGCAGGTAGCGCGGGCTGCGCAACCCGGACGAAAGGATGAAATGCCCTTCCAGCAGCGCATCGGCGGCGCGGAATTCGGCGAGCACGTCGTCGTCGGTCATCGTGTGCTGTGTCTCCTGCGCGCGCCATAGAAGCCCGCCCGCGCGGGCGCAACGCGCCTCCGCGCAGATCCGCGCAGAAAAGCACTGTCGCACGCCCCCCTTGAGGCGGGAGGATGCCATGCTATAGGCAGATGCAGGAGGGGCGCTTCGATACGCCCGGGACGCCGATGCGCGCACCACGACAGGGGTGACGATAACAAGATGCTGAACACCGGGATCAAGGGTTGGGTACTGGCAGCGGGCTTCGCGCTGACCGCCCTGACGGGCGCGGGTAGCGCAGGCGCGCAGGTGCCGGCACCGGCCGCGACCTCGCCCGCCACCGCGGCAACCGCCGCGCCCAGCGGGCTGCGACCCGCCGATTCGAATCAGGGGCAGGCCGGCGGGTCGGTGCAGAAGGCCGACGCCGCGCCGCAATCGCCCGCGCTGGCGATGGACGGTGCCCCGGCCTTCAACGCCACCAGCTCGGCGCCCGGCGTCGGCCAGCCGCTCGACGGCGTGATCCACATCCAGCCGCAAGTCACCAAGAATGGCCTGCGCGCGCACTGGTTCCACGATCGCATCCTCTTCCCGCTGATCACGATCATCTCGATCCTGGTGCTGGTGCTGCTGGTCGTCGTGGTCGTGAAGTTCCGCGCCAGCGCCAACCCGGTGCCGTCTCGGACCAGCCACAACACCTTCATCGAGGTGGTGTGGACGCTGGTCCCAGTGCTGATCCTCGTCGCGATCGCGGTGCCGTCGATCGGGCTGCTGCAGGCGCAGTTCAAGCCCGCGCCGGCCGGCGCGGTGACGCTGAAGGCGATCGGCAACCAATGGTTCTGGAGCTACCAATATCCGGATCACGGCGGGATCGAGATCACCGCCAACATGCTCAAGGAAGGCAATCAGGTCGCCCCCGGCGAGCGCGCGCGCACCGCCGCCGATGGCCCGCGGCTGCTGGCGACCGACAATCGCGTCGTGTTGCCGGTCGGCGTGCCGATCCGCCTGATCACCACCGCCAACGACGTTATCCACAGCTGGGCGGTGCCGGCGTTCTGGATCAAGCTCGACGCGATCCCGGGCCGGCTGAACGAGACCAGCTTCACGATCGACAAGCCTGGCCTGTATTTCGGTCAGTGCAGCGAATTGTGCGGCGCGCGCCACGCGTTCATGCCGATCGCGGTTGAGGCGGTCACGCCGGCGCAGTTCGCGGCCTGGGTGCGCGCCAAGGGCGGCTCGATGCCGGCGCCGGGCAAGGCGTCGGACGCGGTGATCCCGCAGCCGGGGGCGGACAATTCCGCCGCCGTGATGGACGAGGCGGCGGTCGCCAATGCGATGACCGGCCCGCTCGAGAACGGGACCGACACTCCCCCCACTTCCCCGCAAGGCGCCACCGGCAATCCGGGCGGCGTCGGCGAAGCCGGACGCTAAGATCATGACCGACACCGCGCTCCACCCGTCCGCGTTCGTCTCGCACGACGATCACCACCATCACGCGGACGCCGACCACAAACCGGCGTTC
It encodes:
- a CDS encoding glycosyltransferase, yielding MRIVDVNEFYSPTGGGVRSYLDRKMALMSEMGHQQIVIAPGREDRVEERPGGARIHYVRSPGIPFDSNYGLFWDAAPIHELLDHYRPDVVENCAPWRSAAIVADWRGDAVRAWFMHNDNVESYPKRWFSRVASEATIERAFGWYDRYMNRWLDRFDTVVTNGPVLTERLRSRGVRIDATMTLGIEREHFSPALRSATLRKAMLEQCGLPDDAFLLIGVGRHHPEKRWPMVIDAVRRAGARLPVGLLLLGLGPDTRTLERHIAESPHVRMFHPVYHRGQLASIMASADAFIHGCDTEPFGLVASEALASGLPLIVPDRGGASAVAQPAFGEWYRGGDAYECARAIVAMASRDQPLLRRAAAVAATKVWSDREHAQALIAHYQALIDARGAVSRSA
- a CDS encoding DUF2141 domain-containing protein, translating into MAPGTLKIALTALLGLATPAARAQVLGSDAAACSGAQQGPAILATVTGLKDRTGTLKLELYPPNEKDFLAGDGDLAREGKFFRRVSVAPPASGDASICIRVPQPGRYALFLGHDRDGKRKFNFWSDGAGFPSNHKIGRARPKLVDALIDVGPGVTRTTIRAQYLRGLGGFGFMR
- a CDS encoding AI-2E family transporter, yielding MSDAHEVRIDAGGERVRVRAGASPTEVRDEATRYEIRRAAIWLGMAGAIALVVLLVQPLLIIFAALVFAALLDGGVRLLGRVLPIGRSWRLLIVCLLTIAFLLGTFYLAGVQIAAQAQQLRSTVEVQAVRLNGWLSAQGLMPGVGDLSGVAKQAMSSLGRVTSWLGTAAGALTSGFMIVVLGLFVAIDPHGYERGLQWMVPERNRVEFAVTLKRMAQTLRRLLAGRLLGMAFEGVLTAIALWLAGVPMAMILGILTGLLAFIPNIGAFISGALMVAVGFSAGIHTGVLAIVVYVVVQTFDGYVVIPMVARRTVDLPPALTLGAQILASALFGIMGLALADPMTAILKTALERRSENVEHGETRG
- the lepB gene encoding signal peptidase I; translated protein: MEPSETRAGFDWWGEIKGLFWLLLAVLGFHSFIAKPFYIPSESMLPGLLVGDRLVVSKFAYGWSFVSPTIPDPVAIVRGTLLHQPVDSWSVQVPFIHGRVWGSLPERGDVVIVTPPGQSSDYIKRVIGLPGDTLAVRGGVVILNGVPVPRGPLHYRDLPVDANATCDPAQYPGARQERADGTPICHLPIVTETLPNGRRYDTVDLEPDSVGDNYGPVTIPADHVFLMGDNRDRSADSRFALGGFERGLGGPVPYENIGGRAEFITFSVDGSAGWNPLTWPRALRGGRAGTSLHPTLVP
- the acpS gene encoding holo-ACP synthase; translation: MIVGLGSDLCNIERIAHSLERFGERFEARVFTDVERAKAERRPFTKAGTLAKRFAAKEAFSKAVGTGFRAGVFMKDIGVVNAPSGAPTLALTGGARARLDAMIPAGHKAHIHLTLTDDHPWAQAFVIIEAIADRHAGAE
- a CDS encoding pyridoxine 5'-phosphate synthase → MAGPLRLGVNIDHVATVRNARGGGLPDPVRAALLAAQAGADGITAHLREDRRHITDADIARLSAELSIPLNLEMAATDEMLAIALRHRPHAACIVPEKREERTTEGGIDAAGQHDRLAPMVRELGAAQIRVSLFIEPDPRQIAAAVALGAPVVELHTGRYAELDGEARTAELRRLADAAALAAKNGIEVHAGHGLTFDNVTPVAAIPQVRELNIGHFLIGEAIFTGLEDSVRRMKALMDEAR
- the pyrE gene encoding orotate phosphoribosyltransferase, which gives rise to MTDDDVLAEFRAADALLEGHFILSSGLRSPRYLQCARVLMNPRRAARLAEALATRIPAELRTRITAVVAPAMGGVIAGQEMARALDVDAMFVERPTGTFELRRGFRLEPGQEVLMMEDVVTTGLSSREAIKAIEAAGGRVIAGAALVDRSNGTADIGVPFFPLIRLEVPTYQPDDLPPELQAIPAIKPGSRAAA